GTAATTCTTCCTGTGTCATACAAAGCATTTATAACTGCATGCCCTGCTTCATGGTGTGCAACTTGACATAGATTCAATGATTTTTTGTCTGTTTTTCCATATTCTATTTCACCAAATGCTTTTTCTAGATGCACAAGCTTAATTGCATCGCAACTTTCTTTGACTGCAGCGTCTTGCGCAATATGCATGAATCGAGCGAGTTGTAAACGTGAATAATTACTTTGAGCAAGCAAATCAACACACATTTCATTCGCATCAGTTTTTACCTGCAGATGATAAAAGTGGTGCTTAACAAATTGAAACTTTTCTTCTTTATTCTTAAATCGTCTGGCGTCAAAATAAGTACCATTCATAACCGTATGATTATAAGCATCATCTTCAGGGTAGGCATTATGCAAAGCTAATTGGTTGCTCGTAACCGCTTTTGCAACACAAGCTAACTGCATACCAATTTTTTTAGTAGCTTGGCTAGCATGCAACTGTTGTGATGGCATAAAAAATAATAGCAAGAGAGCTAATAATGACATCTTGTTGTTGTAATTCTCCATAGATACTTTCTTTTAAAATCGAAAATCAGGCTAATTTCATTACTAAAAAAGTGTATCATCCAAATTATTTCATGTAAAAAGGGCCCTGCGAATATTTTATTCACAAGGCCCTTGAAAATATCTATGCTATAAACTAAATAAAATCTAAACGTCGCTTTAAATTACGCATCCCCTGCAACAAACACATTGCTGAAAAGCATGAAATTGCAACTAAACACAACCAAAAATTCAAATAATCAGCTTGTCCAAGAATTGATGTTCGCGTCGCTTCGGTGATGTAAATCATAGGATTAAGCAAATCAATCCATGCAACTACTGGCAAGACCGAATACAATGCTTTCCATGAAAACTGAAATCCACCCATAAACCACATTGGAAATATAAATCGAGCCCATACGATTCCAAGTTTGGTCATATTATCAATCACGCTTGCAGCCCAAATAACAAAACAAGAGTAGAACAAGCATTGAAAAACAATCGCAAGTAACAACTTGAAATAGTTAATTTGCATCAAATCTAACTGATTCCACAACAATAATTTACCAATAGGTAGTATCGAGAGTGTTAATGAAAGATACACGATAAAATAGTAACCTGCCTTACTAACAATCGCTAACCATGAAGGAATTGGTAATGTTAAATTATAATCAATAACACGATCACCTTCAAAATCAACCAATAAATCAACAGCACTAATATACAATTCAAAAAGTCCTACTGCAGCAATAACACCGCCAAGTTGAAATACACCAAACGTATCAGCCAATCCAAAATAAGGCATAATATAGCCCGTAACAAAGATTGTTAAAACAACCCAGATAGTGATATCGATAAACTTATTTAAAAAAGATTGACGTAATAAAATCAGATCACTTGCAATAAGATTTTTACACACATTAAAATAACTGTTTTTGTTCACAGGTCTTTGTAATTTATTCATGTTTGCTACCTTTTAAAAGCTCTATAAACATATCTTCCAAATTATTTTGATGATAATCAGCCATAAGTTTTTCTGGCGTATCAATCATCTGAATCTTACCTTTATCTAAAATGCAAACACGATCAGAAAGCTTTTCAGCTTCATCAAGATAATGAGTCGTAAGCAAAACTGTAATTCCTTGCTCTTTTAATCCTTTAATCACATCCCATAAATTACGGCGAATATGAGGATCAAGGCCAACGGTCGGCTCATCAAGAATAATAAGTTCTGGATTATGAATAAGACTTCGAGCAATCATAAATCGTTGCTTATACCCACCAGAAAGAATATGTGCATACTCTTGTAAATATTTACCTAATTCAAACTGATCAGCCAAAACTTTTATACGCTGTGCAATAACTTCTTCAGATAATCCATAAAAACGACCTGCAAAAATCAGGTTTTGCTCAAGCGTTAACATTGATTTTAAGTTTGGCTTTTGCGGACAATATCCGATTTTTGAACGAAAATCTTCAATATTGTCATAAATAGATGTGCCTTTAAAAAGAACGTCCCCACCTGATGCAGGGTGAAGTGTTGCAATAATACCAGACAAGGTCGATTTACCAGCTCCATTAACACCAAGTAAACTTAATATTTCGCCTTGTTTAATTGATAATGAAACATCTTTTAACGCTTCAATCGTACCACGATTGGTGGTATACGTTTTTTGTATATTTTTGATTTCTATTAATATCACAATAATAACCTTTTGGTTTGCGCGTATGGTCTAAAAATTATTTGTATCAATAGATCATAAAACTCATCACACAAAAGGTCAATCAACAAGACAATAAATTTGCATTAACACAACAAAAAAGCAACCTGTATACAGGTTGCTTTTTATAAAAATAAAAAATCGTACAGTTTATTTTAAATTTTGTAAGTAAAATTGATAATGAATAACACCTAAAGAATCGGTTGATACAAAATCAAAAACAGCTTGCGCACCATCTTGATAGCCTTCAAAAAATGTATCTATTATACTTGCATGTTTATCTAACATTACTTTTTGCTGTAAAGTAAGTTGTACTTTGTGTTTAGAAAAAAAATCAACTGAAGATGCTTTAAAGACTGCTCTTACATCAAGTTTGATTTTATTATTTTTATCACTTACAAATGTTCTATCGTAATCAACAAAACAATTGATCAAAGCTCGTACAAAATTTTTATCCTGCACAAAAAAAGCTCGTATAGGCTCTTTTGAAACCTCATCTACCATAGCTTTTATTCCTTGCTCAAAACCAACTATATACGCCTCATCAACATGCATAGATTTTGGAATCATCATGCTTGCGCCACCATTATAATGTGATTTTGTTGTGCCATATACGATAGAAATTCTTTCAGAATATTTCACTTTTCTCATACTATAATCAGAAGAAAATACCTCTTGTATATCGTATAGAACAATACATGCTTCTACTTGCTCATTTTTCGTATTTGCTATAGTTGTCATCAACAACATAACAAGTGCTACCACCATGTTCATTCTTTTCATAACCATAATTATTGTCCTTATCACGCAATAGCTAAAATTTAACTCTCAATAGTATATCGATACATTTTTAATGTACAATTTAGGCTGTATGAACCAAATTCAAAATAATCATACCAGCCTACGATATCGCTGGGCTCATCTCCGGAAACATGGGCAGGGGTAGCCACTATACGCTTTTTTAATTCAAAAAAAATAGTGTATCAGGCACATCGGCCTTGAAAACCCCGGAGTTTTTATAAAAAATGTAGGGTAAGCTCAATCGTAAAATTTGGTTCACAGAACCTGCAAATTATTCAATCAATGATTTTGAAAATTTTAAAAAATATTCATCATAGCTCTCAATATTCCAAAAACCTAATCCATAGTATAAATCTATTGCTGGCTGTAATTCTTTTGCTACGACTAACTGAACTTCTTGCATACCTTCATGACGCATACGGTTGAGTACAAAATTCAAAAGAGTTGTAGCATACTTTTTTTTGCGATGTTGAGAGCTGATTCCTATAAAATCAATAAATCCAACATTTTGTTCATGATAATGATAGCTATAAAACGAATACCCTACAGCACAATCATCTGCCATGATAACAACTGCATTGCTGTCGATAGAATCAACTAAACTTGCAATAACCGCATCAGCTATTATTGGACTAAAACAATCTGCTAAAATATTTTTGACTGCATCTTGATGGATCAATGGTTCATAATCAGCCATAGAAATATCATGTGATGCTGCAAGAAAATTTGAGCATAATAAAAAATAAAAAATTATATATCGTTTCATTTCTGTACGCACCATTATCATAAAAAATTTAAAAATATTTATTTTCCTAAAAATTCTTTTTCAAAATATGCATCAAAAATATTCCTGTCTTCAAACATGAATGGCTGATACACAAATACCGTAAAAATAGCTGCTGGAATCATCCCCATGCAAACTGTTTTGATAGGGTTAAAATAGACCCAACTTGTCGCATCAGATAACATACCTAAGCTACATAAATGTTCATGAATTTCTGGCGTATAACAATAATTAACAAGTGTTTTACCTGATACATCTTGCAGATCTAAAAGTGCGCCTTTTTGAATCATCTGC
This genomic interval from Candidatus Chromulinivorax destructor contains the following:
- a CDS encoding GNAT family N-acetyltransferase — encoded protein: MKRYIIFYFLLCSNFLAASHDISMADYEPLIHQDAVKNILADCFSPIIADAVIASLVDSIDSNAVVIMADDCAVGYSFYSYHYHEQNVGFIDFIGISSQHRKKKYATTLLNFVLNRMRHEGMQEVQLVVAKELQPAIDLYYGLGFWNIESYDEYFLKFSKSLIE
- a CDS encoding ABC transporter ATP-binding protein translates to MILIEIKNIQKTYTTNRGTIEALKDVSLSIKQGEILSLLGVNGAGKSTLSGIIATLHPASGGDVLFKGTSIYDNIEDFRSKIGYCPQKPNLKSMLTLEQNLIFAGRFYGLSEEVIAQRIKVLADQFELGKYLQEYAHILSGGYKQRFMIARSLIHNPELIILDEPTVGLDPHIRRNLWDVIKGLKEQGITVLLTTHYLDEAEKLSDRVCILDKGKIQMIDTPEKLMADYHQNNLEDMFIELLKGSKHE
- a CDS encoding ABC transporter permease gives rise to the protein MNKLQRPVNKNSYFNVCKNLIASDLILLRQSFLNKFIDITIWVVLTIFVTGYIMPYFGLADTFGVFQLGGVIAAVGLFELYISAVDLLVDFEGDRVIDYNLTLPIPSWLAIVSKAGYYFIVYLSLTLSILPIGKLLLWNQLDLMQINYFKLLLAIVFQCLFYSCFVIWAASVIDNMTKLGIVWARFIFPMWFMGGFQFSWKALYSVLPVVAWIDLLNPMIYITEATRTSILGQADYLNFWLCLVAISCFSAMCLLQGMRNLKRRLDFI